The Humulus lupulus chromosome 3, drHumLupu1.1, whole genome shotgun sequence genome window below encodes:
- the LOC133821809 gene encoding uncharacterized protein LOC133821809, which yields MEALANSVFIPNFPEHHPLLNTQSSCVRASNQRFGSLKISENSAFLRLRLHAVPSEASGSGEAEDEKPLNNGFGLVSEDAVSLSHGDSSQCESSENHLNVEPTMDLPLSSHCGSSAGGGGTRAGLFRTPISGGVQSATSAHGLPRPALAVRNLMEQARFAHLCTVMSRMHHRREGYPFGSLVDFAPDSSGHPIFSFSPLAIHTRNLLADPRCTLVVQIPGWSGLSNARVTIFGDVYPLPELQQEWAHKQYIAKHQHGPSQQWGNFYYFRMQNISDIYFIGGFGTVAWVDVKEYEAIQPDKIAVDGGEQNLKELNAIFSKPLKELLSAETEVDDAALISIDSKGTDVRVRQGAQFNIQRVSFDEGHSVETLEEAKAALWKLIKKGLVVYNLQK from the exons ATGGAAGCCCTGGCAAACTCTGTGTTTATTCCCAACTTTCCAGAACATCACCCACTTCTTAATACTCAATCTTCTTGCGTTAGAGCCTCCAATCAGCGATTTGGGTCCTTGAAAATCAGTGAAAACTCTGCTTTTCTTAGACTTCGTCTTCATGCCGTCCCCAGTGAGGCTTCTGGGTCCGGTGAAGCTGAAGATGAGAAGCCATTGAATAATGGGTTTGGCTTGGTTTCTGAAGACGCCGTCTCTCTGTCTCAC GGTGATTCGAGTCAATGTGAAAGCAGTGAGAATCATTTAAATGTGGAACCAACCATGGATTTGCCTCTTTCATCCCATTGTGGAAGTAGTGCTGGAGGAGGAGGAACCAGAGCTGGGCTTTTTAGAACACCTATTTCGGGTGGTGTGCAAAGCGCTACTTCAGCTCATGGCTTACCTCGCCCAGCCTTAGCCGTTCGTAATCTTATGGAGCAG GCCAGGTTTGCTCATCTATGCACCGTAATGTCTCGCATGCACCATCGACGTGAAGGATATCCTTTTGGTTCACTGGTAGATTTTGCACCTGATTCTTCTGGAC ATCCTATATTTTCATTTTCTCCATTGGCCATCCACACACGGAATTTGCTAGCAGACCCAAGGTGCACCCTAGTTGTGCAG ATTCCTGGATGGAGTGGATTGTCAAATGCAAGGGTAACGATTTTTGGTGATGTCTACCCACTTCCAGAACTCCAACAG GAGTGGGCTCATAAGCAATACATTGCTAAGCATCAGCACGGGCCATCTCAACAATGGGGAAATTTTTACTACTTTAGGATGCAAAATATAAG TGACATATATTTCATTGGTGGGTTTGGTACTGTTGCTTGGGTTGATGTCAAGGAATATGAAGCCATTCAACCTGATAAGATTGCAGTTGATGGTGGGGAGCAGAATCTAAAG GAACTCAACGCAATCTTTTCGAAGCCTTTAAAAGAACTGTTGTCTGCTGAAACTGAAGTGGATGATGCTGCACTCATATCTATAGACAGCAAGGGAACCGATGTTCGGGTTCGTCAAGGGGCGCAG TTCAACATACAGAGAGTTTCATTTGATGAAGGGCATTCTGTTGAGACACTAGAAGAAGCCAAGGCTGCCCTTTGGAAGCTAATAAAGAAAGGTCTAGTAGTATATAATTTGCAGAAGTAA